TTTCTCCTATAGTTACGAGTTGCCAGATTTTGGCTTTGATGAGGCCGGCGTCAGTGCTACCTTATCGTTTGATGAGGGTTACTTTTTTTGCCAGATCCCTTGGGGATCGGTCTATCGCATTGGCGATCAATTTTGGTCGGAAGATTTTCCATGAGCTATATTTCTTACCAGCATGTTGATCGAGCCTTCGGCAGCCAAGTGGTTTGCAAAGATCTCACCTTAGATATCGAAAAGGGTGAAAGCTTTTGTATTATTGGGCCATCGGGAACCGGTAAGACCGTCACCATTAAAATGCTCATCGGCTTAATTCTGCCCGATGCCGGCGAGATTATTTTTGATGGTATCTCACTGTCTTCTTTGAAGCGCGATGAAGATTATTTGCCCATTCGAAAGCGCATTGCCATGGTGTTTCAGGGCGCTGCGTTGTTCGATTCCATGACCGTTTTTGACAATGTCGCGTATGGCCTGCGGAAACTAAAACTTCCACCAAACGAACTTAAAGACAAGGTTGAAGAAAAGTTAGTCTGGGTAGGGCTGCAAAACTCGATAGATAAAATGCCGTCTGAACTTTCAGGCGGTATGAAAAAACGCATTGGTCTAGCGAGAGCCATTGCGACGGATCCGGAAGTAGTTTTATACGATGAGCCCACTGCTGGACTCGATCCGATCAACACCGTTCGAATTGTTGATTTGATTGTTTCGTTGCAAGATAAGCTGAAATCAACGGCCATTATGGTAACGCACGATATTCCGTCAGTGCAACGCATGAGTACTCGAGTGGCTTTTTTATACCAAGGGCAGGTTCGCGCCCTAGGTACCATTCAGGAAATGATGAATCATCAAGACCCTTTTGTCCGTGGTTTTTTAAACAGCGATCCGAGTTTAACTGATATATTATCTTAAAGAGAGTTTAAAATATGGCATTCGGTAAACGACGAAATTTGGATATCTTTTTAGGGGCATTCATTTGCTTCGGTTTGGTGCTACTCGCACTGGTAGTTTTTCTGATCGGCAAAGAAAATCACTTGTTCGACAGGTCTGCTAGAGTTGAAACCTATTTCCAAAATGTGGTGGGTCTGTCCGTTGGCGCCGACGTGATGTTAGCCGGGGTCTTGGTCGGGTATGTCGAGAAAATTGGCTTTCCTAGCTTTGACGACAAAAATCCCTCCACCGCGGGTAAAATTCAGGTTTTGCTCAGCATACCCGAGGATAAGCTTAACTGGGTGAGAGAAGACTCCATTGCCCGGATCGACGGCAAAGGCTTGCTGGGTGATAAGATTATTAACATTAGCTTGGGAACGCCCAAGGCTCACGCCATCAAAAATGGTGGCCGTTTGATTTCTATGGAATCCATCGACATGAGCGATGCTTTAGCAAAAGCTCAAAGCGTCTTAACCAACGTGACTGGCGCGGTTGAAGCAGCCAAAGAATTCATCGAAGGATTTACCTCCAAAGGTGGCAATACCGCCTTGGCTGAAGCTGCCCAGTCAATTCGAAATATTGCTCAATCTATCGAGACCGGGCCTGGGCTTATCCATCGACTGATTTATAGTAGAAAATCGGGCGACAGCTTTGAAGCCACTTTGGCAGGTCTAGACAATCTCATGCGTGATGCAGCCAAGGGACCAAGTCTGCTGCACTCGGTCGTCTATGATCCAAAGGGTGCAGAAATTGTTGACAATCTGAATACCATAGTGACCAACACCATGGAAGGCCAAGGTACGCTTGGCAGATTGCTAATCGATCCATCTATTTACGATGACATGAAGCTAATCTTAGGCAACGTCGAAAGAAATAGAATTTTGAAAGGCTTGATTCGTTTTTCTCTGTCTCAAAAAGAAAAGATGCGCGCTATGGAATCTAAAGAATGATTAATTTAAAGATATTCGCCCTCGTTCTTGGCTTATTTTCCTTAAGCTATACTGCGAAAGACGAGAGCCTGTCCGAGCTGCGCATTTTCAACCGCGCTATTTTATTGGTCAAAGAACAGTATGTCGATCCAGCTCGTTTAAAACCCGAGAAGATGTTGATGGGCGCTTTGGATGCGCTTGAAAAACAAATCCCTGAACTGGTGGTCGATGAAGTCGTTGACGGTCAGGTTAAAATCCAGATAGGCCCCAATTCCAAGATTTTCTCAGTAAAAGGCATGAATTCCCTGTGGGACCTAAGTTTTAAGCTTAGAGATATTCTACGCTTTATCGAGCCAAAGCTCCCAGCGAGCATCAAAAGAGATGACATCGAATACGCTGCCGTTAATGGTACTTTGAGTCAACTAGACCCGCATTCCATTTTATTGGAGCCTAAGTTCTCAAAAGAAATGAAACTCAGCACCAAAGGCGAGTTTGGCGGTTTGGGCATCGTGATTGGCCTTCGAGACGGTGTGTTAACGGTTATTGCAC
This sequence is a window from Myxococcota bacterium. Protein-coding genes within it:
- a CDS encoding ABC transporter ATP-binding protein → MSYISYQHVDRAFGSQVVCKDLTLDIEKGESFCIIGPSGTGKTVTIKMLIGLILPDAGEIIFDGISLSSLKRDEDYLPIRKRIAMVFQGAALFDSMTVFDNVAYGLRKLKLPPNELKDKVEEKLVWVGLQNSIDKMPSELSGGMKKRIGLARAIATDPEVVLYDEPTAGLDPINTVRIVDLIVSLQDKLKSTAIMVTHDIPSVQRMSTRVAFLYQGQVRALGTIQEMMNHQDPFVRGFLNSDPSLTDILS
- a CDS encoding MlaD family protein yields the protein MAFGKRRNLDIFLGAFICFGLVLLALVVFLIGKENHLFDRSARVETYFQNVVGLSVGADVMLAGVLVGYVEKIGFPSFDDKNPSTAGKIQVLLSIPEDKLNWVREDSIARIDGKGLLGDKIINISLGTPKAHAIKNGGRLISMESIDMSDALAKAQSVLTNVTGAVEAAKEFIEGFTSKGGNTALAEAAQSIRNIAQSIETGPGLIHRLIYSRKSGDSFEATLAGLDNLMRDAAKGPSLLHSVVYDPKGAEIVDNLNTIVTNTMEGQGTLGRLLIDPSIYDDMKLILGNVERNRILKGLIRFSLSQKEKMRAMESKE